AGCTTAAAATTCTTTTTTAGAATATGATCACAAGGAAATTCTTCATAAATATAGTGAGCAAGGACTCCCTTTAGAGCTGTTCCGGGAATTATTGGAACTCCATAGTTCCGGGAGAATGTGAATCCTACCTCGAAGATTGATGGATTCCCGGAGCCAATTAACAGCCTATGCTGCAGGTTTAATCTTTCATTTATTAAGCATTTTTCGCCGAAAAATTCCGATACTTTCTCCCTTCGCTTTGCAAGGTTATCCAATAAATTTTTGTTATAAGTGCCACAGATTTTGCTAACGTGTAGTAAGTTTTCCGGGGATGATATTTTTTTTGGATCGTTGTTTCTTTCATTTATTGACAGTAATTTGTTGAAATAAAGAGAAGGATTTCTTATATTCATATTTTTGGGTGAGAAATTTGGATTTATCATGCTATCACCTCAGTAATATATCGGCGTATCTTCTGAGCCATGAAGTAGCTTCAACAGCTAAAGCTTGGAGCTTAAGATACTGCGAATTTGAAAGCTCAGGGAAATCCTCCAAGTTTTCAATTTTAAGATAGTCTAAGGCAAGCCTTTTAAACTGAGAAATTATAGTTTCAGCTGCAGGTTTGTTTGCTTTCTTCACTTTATAAAATGCCAATGTACCATAGATGCCGTTTTGTGTGAGCATACTTCCGAGCCCTTTAATTTCTTGACAATAGTTTTCTTGCACATTTTTCACTACGCTTGAAACTTGAATCTTTGCCCATTCGCTCAATGTCATGATTCCACCTTCTTTATCCATGCAAGGCCTTTGCCCACTGTCTCTTTTCCGCCAATCGAAATCAATTTTCCATTAATTTTTTCGACTAAGTTTTTGCTATTCGATGAATTCAGTTTTCTAACAATGAAATACATAACAGTGTCTTGAGGTAAGTATTCTTCATACCATAATTCGGCAACTGTTCCTTTAGTATTATCAATTTTTATTCTGGGGACTATTTCGGTCATAGTTTCAACTATTTTTTGAAAAATACTATCGGATACGATAAATATATCCTTGCTTTCTTTGATTTTCTTTCGCGTATATTCATCAGGTCCACAGTCGGAAAGTATTTCTACTATCTGCGCTAATTTGCTGTTTTTTTGCACTTTAAACTCTAATTCTTCTAACCATATGTTATCTCCGGTGAAGCTCTCAGCGGTAATTACTTTTTCATCGTCTGATACTTCTGGAATTTCAATATCTTTCCCCATGGATCTTAGAAACCTCTTTAATACCATAGGGCAGATAACCCATACAAAGACTTTCTCGGGATTTCTTACAGGAAAAAGAAGAATTTTTGCTTCTGAAAATGCAAATCCACCAGGATGTGTTTCATCACTTTTTGGTTCACTCCCAAATATTTGAATTTCTTCGTCTTTTCCAAAGAACCCCGAATTTCTTAGTGAGCCCTTAACACCTTGAATTACTGGAAAGTTCGTTGTTCTTTCGCGTTGAATGGGCGAATCAACCACACCCACATCTGTCCCTTTTCCGGCGTGAATTTGTGACTCAGCATAAAGGAAAAATACTTCTCTATCCATTTATACCCCTCCTAAAAAAATCCCAGTTTATTGTAAAATATCTTCCATAGCCAAAATCATCTAACATGTCTGAAATGCTGTTGGTGAAAAGATCGTTATCTATCGATCCATCTAAAAAATATACAGAACCTGGAGGAACAGCGTGGTAAATCGGCTTTGGTTCATTTTTTGCAAGATCCCAACCACTTATTGGAATTTTTCTTTTTACAATTGCTGAAGTAATTTTAGTGCTTTTCATCATACCGTCTGAAGGCATAAATCCATTATTGAAAATAGCTGGAGTTATGAGACATACTGCGGATTTGTTGTTTGATTTGAATTCAAACAAGTTTGTTTCAATTTCTCCAAAACGTAATTTTGCAACTCTTTGCTTCATTCCCAAAAAAACCTCATCAATTTCTTTTATAATTTCTTTGGTTTTGTTATCGATAAAGAAGTAAAACCCGCTGTTTTCTTTGAATCGATAGGTGTTTATCGAATAAAGCATACCTTCTTCTGTTTTTTTGGCATTCTTTTCCAGGGCAATTCCCACATGTGTTTCAATAGCGGCTATATGGTCAGCAAATCTCGCCAAATTCAGCTCATCATGTGTTTCAATAGCGGCTATATGGTCAGCAAATCTCGCCAAATTCAGCTCATCCAATTTGCCTTTTTGTAAGGCTTCTAATGATTTTATTTCAATGAGTTCACCTTCTGGTTGTTTCGCAACCTTTTTTGAATACGGAATCCAGGGCAAATTTAGGTCAAAACCATCATAGTTGTGTGATAGCTCCTTATTAGGTACCATAAGCTTGTATTCCTTTTTTTTATTGGATTTTGATTCGCTTTCTTCTTCGTCGGTTAGTTCATATAAATTTGCAGGAGCAGGCAAATAATGGCGATCCTCTGAATAAATGAAAGGACCGACCATCTTGAAGAGTCCAGATGAAAAGCTATTACCAATTTTTGAAGCAATTTCTTCTGGTATGTTTTCAGGGTCTGTCCCGCTTTTTCTCAAAAATGCCGTTCGAACAGCCCCCAAAAAAGTCTCGACTTTAGGTTGAGAAAGCCTTGCGGAAGTTCCAATTTCAAAACCTGTATTTTCTCTAAAAGCGACCCATTCTTCGGGTTCAAAATATACTACGTTGTATTTCACCTTTTATCACCTCTCCAGAGAAACTGCTGAGTTAGAAGAAGATCTGCTGGTTTGTCAACGTCAGAAGCATAATAGTGAGAATTTAAATTGAGTATATTTCTAAAAAAATCTTTTATTTCATTCTTTTTCTCCTTCTTTACTTCAGACTTTTCAATGATATAAGGAACGTAGCTTTCAATAAACTCACTTTCATTCAACTTAAGCCCCTTGGAATATTCACTAAATTTGAGCTTTCTGAGTGTTCGCATACTTGCTGATCCTTCAAGGAAAAACCTGGTAATTTCAGAAATTTTATTTACTACATCATAATCTTTGCTTCCCCATTTGCTTCCTGTTTTTGTAATTTGGCCCGATCTCCTTACAATACTCACTACGAAACTGTTTCTGTCAAATTTATCTTTGGCTGTTTTCTCCGCTGCTTTTGCTATAAGAAGAGCTGCTCTGAGCGGGAATTTTTCATTTACTACCGCAATACCCGCGCTCATTGTTGCGGAATTGCCCATCATTGTTGCGTATGGTTTACCATTTACATAAAGCATTTCGTCTTTAAATTCATACGATATTTCTTTACTTTCATCATTTAGCTTGATATTTTCAATTCCTGAATACATCTTTCTTATTTCATTTGCGCAGGAAAGAACAGTTGTTGCGGGTAAGAAAGCTAATACATCGTCCCCACCTGCGTAAACAAGTTTACCCCCATGCTTTTTGACAGAAAGTTCTACCAAAGAAGCAAAAATGTTCAATGTTCTGGAAATTGTGCGATGGTAAGAAGGCTGTATAGCTTTTCTTTCAAGGAGGGAAGATACTATTTTTTTGTCTTCAGGAGACTCAAACTTTTTTGATAATAAACAAGATAAGGGTATATTTTCACCATCTCTTTTGATGATTGTATTGCTTAGTATGTCTCCCATTTTTAAAGCTTTAGAGCCGCTAATCCACTTTCCCATTCTGTCGCCATCCATAATCAATATTGCAAAGTAATTATTTGAAAAATCGTCAGTTTTAAGTGAATATATTTTTTCAAAAAAATCTTTGTTGTTCTTGCTTATTTGCTCCACCGAAGGGAACTGAACCCCTCTCTTTTCTGAGAATCCTCTTTTTACTGCATTTAACGCACTGAGCTTGTCTACCTTTTCTTCATCAGCCATATCTTTTACTTCAATTATTGCTTTCATGTCGCCGCTCCAATTGTCTCCATCTAATGTTTTGCCGTTTCGAGCATGGTCGATGAATTTCTCGAAATATCTTATATTTTTTATTGCATCTACCTTACTCCTTAGCAATCTAAAGGAATACGGGTATAGAGCTCCATTGTTTGGCTTATATGCTCCCAACTCGGTTAGGCTTTTTAGCAGCTTTTCATATTCTCCTATATCACTTTCGTGATAGTAGCTCATTAAATTTGCAATATCTTCCTCTTGGGGTGAAAGAAGCGGCTGATAAGTACTATAGATTTCAGGGAAAGTTCTTAATTGATAATCTGCATCGCAATGGGAAACAGCTTCATTTTGATTAAGGTATTCAATAGCTTGTTTAGCTAATTCCATCCATTTTGCTTTAATAGTTCTTTCGACTTCATCTGTAACTTTCTCTACGCTTTTTTGTGGAATTATTGCTACAAAGCGGTTGGGAAGAGAAGCAATATTATCAGGTGAAGGTAAAGTGTTCAATTCTTCGAGCAATTCCACCCCCCAATCTTTAAGGGACTTTTTTGTAAATGACAGGTTTCTCATTGACGGAAAAACTATATTGTCGAAACCATAATTTTTACCTATGTACTCTATTCCTGCATATATTAAGGTTGAAAGCAAATAACTTCCCGCCCAGAGGTCTTTTGTTTTTCTCGCAGCAGCGATAAAACTTTGGACAGGGCCTATTGTAATGCTAACAAGTGAAGCTTGAAGTGTTTTTTCTTCAATACAGCCAACTAAAGCAGAAGTAGAGTCGAGATGATCTATTATTGAATGATTAGGAAATCTTGTATCTGCAGGCATGAAGGCTGCCATGTCAACCAAATCGGGCAAATGCCACCAAAGAGCGTGAAAAAGCTTTTCGTCAGTGTCATTTTTCTTTTTCAAATTTAAGAGATTCTCTTTTATTTTTGACAAAGCTTCTTCATAAGAAGGGAGTCTTGAAAAAATATCTAACTTTTTTGCAGATAGTGGATGAACAAAATTCTTGAGTTCATCAAAAGAAACCATTATTCTATTTTCCTTTGTTCTTTCAAAGGGTAAAGGTATCCTATCCATAGAGCTTGAAATCTTATCTGCTTCGCCACGTTCATAATGTTCTCTAAGAATACCCAGGAAACTCAATGATATGTTTTCGTGATTAGGAATATCATATGCTTTTATAATGGGATCATGGAATAGAGCTCTTATTTTCTTTTTCCAATCCATATTAATTCCTCCCAATTCTATGCCAAAGATTTTCAAAATCTTCGTTACCAAGAGCTTCATATGATCTATTGTTAATCTCTACTTTTAATATCGGGGAACCATTCTTTCGGCTTTCCGATATCATACTTGCCATAAGCAGTAGTCTTGCAAAATACTTGTTATTTTTGTCGACCTGTATAGAAATGTATATAGGTGAAGCTTTTCTGCCAGGTTCTCCATAAACGATATTGGTAACGGAAACTCTGTCTTTTCCTACTTTGCCTTTATGTTCTCCTATCCTTTGGTAGTTAATTGGTAAGCCCATAATCGAAGGTTTAATGACCAAAGTATTTCGCAGACTTTTTCTGCGAAATAAAACCTCTCTGAAATCATCCATAATGTCGTTTGGCGTATTGTAGCCCCTTAAAGCTTCTAACTTTAATCTTGCCCAAGGAGTTGCTGGTTTTCCATCCCGGCTTCTCATGGCAACAATGGCTCGGATTATTTCTTTCCAGCTATTCATATTTTGAAAGCGTATCATTTCGCTTGCATGAACTAAATTTGGAAATTCATCTGCATTTAAATCAGAAAACATTGTGATTTGATCTTTTAGGGCGAAAGATTCATTTCTTGAATCTGTTTCATTAATGAAATCAATAAGTCTTTTAGCGGCTGTATCGGGCATTTTTGGAAATGTTTTGTCTATATTTATTCCTGACATCCTATTGATTTTGATTGAACCAAATCCATGATGTGTTTTCGCCCCTAAACCGCCGTAGTAAACAAGTAAGACGAAAAGAGAAATCACAAATTCTCGTAAGGATTCTGAACATGTTCTTCTGAATCTAAAAGTTACTTCCAAGGAACTTTGGGGATCTAAATAGCTATAGTATGCTCCTGTATTACCCATTGGATAAGTTCCAAAAAGCGCATTTCTGAAAACATATTTCTCTTTTCCTTCGAGTAGTTCACTGACGTTTTTTATTCTGTTGGAATCCCAGGCTACGGAAATAGAAAAGGACGACCGATGTTCAGTAGATCCAAAAATAAGTTCTTCAAGTTTCTTAATCCCCAGAAATTTTTGTTTTTTTCCTTGGTATTGGTGTGGATCAATAACTGTTGGTGCCAAAGCTCTAAACCAAAAGTGCATCATTCCTTTGATACTTTGAGGTCTTAATTCAAAATCGTATCGCCCATTTCGTTGGACTATACTTCTTGATAGAAGCGGAGTTACTGTTTCACAACTTAAAACTACTTTATGCACCATTTTCACCTCTCTTATATTTTTCGCAAAAATCAGTGCAAGTTTGCATAATTAATTTTCTTAGAATTTCGAAATCATTAAAAACTTCTGCTTCCCCATGCTTAGGTTCATATTCTCTATCCCGGTTTGTGCTAGAACTCCAATACAATTTGCCCTCAGATATCTTAGATTTCAAAAGAAGAACGACAGGATAGAATTTCCCTGAATCTATCTTTTTGTGTATAGAAATATGTATTGGAGAAGCTTTGCGCCCTTTGTTGTTTTGCTCGCCAAAAACTAATGGTGAGAAAGTTATTTTACCGGTTATTGGTACACTTTTGTCATACTTGGTACCTATTCTGATTTGCTGATATTGGAGTGGCAATCCTAGGATACCCGTGGTTAGCTTTGTTTGTTCTTTATTGCCTTTTATCATCTCTTTCAAATCCGAAACGAGATCCTTACTTTTTCCTTCTAGCGGGAACATCCTTAAATTCCATTTCAGCATCGGGTACCAACCTAAATATTTGATATTGTAATCTTTGTCAAAATAATTTTGATAAAGTTTAGAAAGAACCAATTTAGGTGAAGAATCTATAAGTGATGGGCAAAGGGCGGACAAATCGATAAGTTCATATGAAGCAAATGATGGAAAAGAAAGGTCATTATAATTTTCAGACTTTTTAAAATATTGAGAATACTTCGCCTCTATAAAAGCTTTTAAAGCTTCTTTAGCCTCATTAATAGTATTTTCATCGGGATTAACTCTTGTACATTCTTTGGAATTTATTACCTCGAATTCTCCAAAACCTTTCTTGGTTTTTGCGCCAAAACCTGAAAACATAGATACTAAACCAAAAAGCTTAATTAGCAAATCTTCTAATTCCTGAGAATAGTATTTTTTAAGAATGCTTAAAGTGATTTCAAACTCTGTTCCTTCAGGAAGAAAAGAATAAACATATTTATCATAAGAACCGGGAATTTTAATATCATAAGTGCCATAAATAGCATATCTCGAATTAAATTTATTAGTCCCAAAATC
This window of the Kosmotoga arenicorallina S304 genome carries:
- the cas10 gene encoding type III-B CRISPR-associated protein Cas10/Cmr2; translation: MDWKKKIRALFHDPIIKAYDIPNHENISLSFLGILREHYERGEADKISSSMDRIPLPFERTKENRIMVSFDELKNFVHPLSAKKLDIFSRLPSYEEALSKIKENLLNLKKKNDTDEKLFHALWWHLPDLVDMAAFMPADTRFPNHSIIDHLDSTSALVGCIEEKTLQASLVSITIGPVQSFIAAARKTKDLWAGSYLLSTLIYAGIEYIGKNYGFDNIVFPSMRNLSFTKKSLKDWGVELLEELNTLPSPDNIASLPNRFVAIIPQKSVEKVTDEVERTIKAKWMELAKQAIEYLNQNEAVSHCDADYQLRTFPEIYSTYQPLLSPQEEDIANLMSYYHESDIGEYEKLLKSLTELGAYKPNNGALYPYSFRLLRSKVDAIKNIRYFEKFIDHARNGKTLDGDNWSGDMKAIIEVKDMADEEKVDKLSALNAVKRGFSEKRGVQFPSVEQISKNNKDFFEKIYSLKTDDFSNNYFAILIMDGDRMGKWISGSKALKMGDILSNTIIKRDGENIPLSCLLSKKFESPEDKKIVSSLLERKAIQPSYHRTISRTLNIFASLVELSVKKHGGKLVYAGGDDVLAFLPATTVLSCANEIRKMYSGIENIKLNDESKEISYEFKDEMLYVNGKPYATMMGNSATMSAGIAVVNEKFPLRAALLIAKAAEKTAKDKFDRNSFVVSIVRRSGQITKTGSKWGSKDYDVVNKISEITRFFLEGSASMRTLRKLKFSEYSKGLKLNESEFIESYVPYIIEKSEVKKEKKNEIKDFFRNILNLNSHYYASDVDKPADLLLTQQFLWRGDKR
- the cmr1 gene encoding type III-B CRISPR module RAMP protein Cmr1; protein product: MKQILLKCKAITPMFSRGLVPEEGENFFSFELRPQSIKGVLRFWLRAIIPLVIDPKFYNYEEFEETKDQKKYWRSQEYAGMKKLEEIIMGSQHQKSSFSLQVNFPKSINPIGEYYRNKNNRLRLSYNQDFGTNKFNSRYAIYGTYDIKIPGSYDKYVYSFLPEGTEFEITLSILKKYYSQELEDLLIKLFGLVSMFSGFGAKTKKGFGEFEVINSKECTRVNPDENTINEAKEALKAFIEAKYSQYFKKSENYNDLSFPSFASYELIDLSALCPSLIDSSPKLVLSKLYQNYFDKDYNIKYLGWYPMLKWNLRMFPLEGKSKDLVSDLKEMIKGNKEQTKLTTGILGLPLQYQQIRIGTKYDKSVPITGKITFSPLVFGEQNNKGRKASPIHISIHKKIDSGKFYPVVLLLKSKISEGKLYWSSSTNRDREYEPKHGEAEVFNDFEILRKLIMQTCTDFCEKYKRGENGA
- the cmr3 gene encoding type III-B CRISPR module-associated protein Cmr3; the encoded protein is MKYNVVYFEPEEWVAFRENTGFEIGTSARLSQPKVETFLGAVRTAFLRKSGTDPENIPEEIASKIGNSFSSGLFKMVGPFIYSEDRHYLPAPANLYELTDEEESESKSNKKKEYKLMVPNKELSHNYDGFDLNLPWIPYSKKVAKQPEGELIEIKSLEALQKGKLDELNLARFADHIAAIETHDELNLARFADHIAAIETHVGIALEKNAKKTEEGMLYSINTYRFKENSGFYFFIDNKTKEIIKEIDEVFLGMKQRVAKLRFGEIETNLFEFKSNNKSAVCLITPAIFNNGFMPSDGMMKSTKITSAIVKRKIPISGWDLAKNEPKPIYHAVPPGSVYFLDGSIDNDLFTNSISDMLDDFGYGRYFTINWDFFRRGING
- the cmr4 gene encoding type III-B CRISPR module RAMP protein Cmr4, producing MDREVFFLYAESQIHAGKGTDVGVVDSPIQRERTTNFPVIQGVKGSLRNSGFFGKDEEIQIFGSEPKSDETHPGGFAFSEAKILLFPVRNPEKVFVWVICPMVLKRFLRSMGKDIEIPEVSDDEKVITAESFTGDNIWLEELEFKVQKNSKLAQIVEILSDCGPDEYTRKKIKESKDIFIVSDSIFQKIVETMTEIVPRIKIDNTKGTVAELWYEEYLPQDTVMYFIVRKLNSSNSKNLVEKINGKLISIGGKETVGKGLAWIKKVES
- the cmr6 gene encoding type III-B CRISPR module RAMP protein Cmr6, which encodes MINPNFSPKNMNIRNPSLYFNKLLSINERNNDPKKISSPENLLHVSKICGTYNKNLLDNLAKRREKVSEFFGEKCLINERLNLQHRLLIGSGNPSIFEVGFTFSRNYGVPIIPGTALKGVLAHYIYEEFPCDHILKKNFKLLFGTDLNGDNNNKGLLIFLDAIPTKYRIGIDIVNNHFQPYYMKEDKPPNDWYNPNPVTYLVVENAKFLFTVLSSEPIRDDLKNSFKTVFLECLQNFGMGAKTSYGYGLFNKSKE
- the cmr5 gene encoding type III-B CRISPR module-associated protein Cmr5, yielding MTLSEWAKIQVSSVVKNVQENYCQEIKGLGSMLTQNGIYGTLAFYKVKKANKPAAETIISQFKRLALDYLKIENLEDFPELSNSQYLKLQALAVEATSWLRRYADILLR
- the cmr1 gene encoding type III-B CRISPR module RAMP protein Cmr1, giving the protein MHKVVLSCETVTPLLSRSIVQRNGRYDFELRPQSIKGMMHFWFRALAPTVIDPHQYQGKKQKFLGIKKLEELIFGSTEHRSSFSISVAWDSNRIKNVSELLEGKEKYVFRNALFGTYPMGNTGAYYSYLDPQSSLEVTFRFRRTCSESLREFVISLFVLLVYYGGLGAKTHHGFGSIKINRMSGINIDKTFPKMPDTAAKRLIDFINETDSRNESFALKDQITMFSDLNADEFPNLVHASEMIRFQNMNSWKEIIRAIVAMRSRDGKPATPWARLKLEALRGYNTPNDIMDDFREVLFRRKSLRNTLVIKPSIMGLPINYQRIGEHKGKVGKDRVSVTNIVYGEPGRKASPIYISIQVDKNNKYFARLLLMASMISESRKNGSPILKVEINNRSYEALGNEDFENLWHRIGRN